A segment of the Paramisgurnus dabryanus chromosome 5, PD_genome_1.1, whole genome shotgun sequence genome:
CCAAAGAAAAGGTGTTTGTATGGGGCTTCAGCTACACCGGAGCTTTAGGAATCCCCAGCTTTGTGGTACCTGACAGTGGCAGGAAAAAGCCCAGGAAATACCAGCTCACACCTTATCGCCTGGATACTGAACAAAAGGTAAagctttatttgcatttatgctccagacgcttttatccaaagtggctTGCAGTACATCAcaaagtatttattttttatcagtatgggatcgaacccatggcatttgtgttgctaatgcaatgctctaccactacCAGTTGAGCTATAAAGGTACCACTGCAGTGCCATGGAGATTTGGACACGTAGTACTAGGCCTGCACAATTAATCTAAAAACTTATTAGGATTACAATTATGGGTGAAACAATTACATAATTGCCAAAAGTTCAATAACAGCTGTCCATCTGTGCTCATTTCTGTGCGTTTCAGCAGTATGTTTGGGCACCAATAGAGTTGATACAGTTGTGAATcagattttaaaattgataagttgACGTGTCCTTTAGCCATttgttttggatttttttactaACTACATGATTCCCATAAAAAGTTGTGATTTACATTATATGATTTAGTTTTGGATGTTGGATGTTCATAATTTACCATGCAGCTGCTCCAGataaagttataaaacattgtaaaatctacagcggggaaaataagtatttgacaaatcagattttttatcagtaaggggatttctaagtgggctattgacacaaaatttccaccagatgtagccattaagccaaatattgaattcatacaaagaaatcagaacatttaagtatacaagttgagtcataataaatacattgaaaTGACACCACtgtattaactcattccccaccagcatttttttgtgattttcacaaaagtttcagaAAAAGCCtttcaggaaaatgttcttctataaatatataaacatacaaatatatcaaatgaaaggacAGACCCTCTgccttcaaacaaacaaacaaaacgggaaaaaaacatttcattctgtcttcatttgttctttttataacctcttaaatatgggtaggtttcttcaaaaataccaaatgttgagcaaaaagttgaaataattgcatttttgttaaggaattttgttagagatcagattcagaacgattatcaaaacacacacaaagttTTAACTATtgtaaaattagtttttgcttcagttttttataaatgaggtAAGATCatcatctagtggataatagcggaataaTAGATTACTGTAGaacaggagtggggaaccctgggtcctggagggccactgtcctgcagagttcagttccaaccctaatcaaacacacctgcatttaatttccaagtaatcctaaAGACTttgaccagggttccccacccctgctgTAGAAACTCAGGAatgcgtcattggcagggaaatgttttctcttaaagggatagttcggccaaaaatgatattaaactcatgatttactctcccccaagctgtccgagttgcatatgtccattttttttcagacaaacacattttcggatattttagaaaatgttttagatctttcagttgattaaatgtaatgttacggggttcagcaatagtccacgaccttcaagtccaaaaaaagtgcgtccatccttcacaaaataaataccttccggtagcgccgccatcttagtcgcgtccgcattcaggatgagagcttacgcagcctacggaggctactctgctgctgctctgtgcccctgcacagtcactaagaaaagtgcgtacactacgctaatactctctcctgaatacagaggagtctaagatggcggcgctaccggaaggtatttattttcgttaataaagttttaaatatggatatttctacaacaacaccgcgcggattaccctcagaagacctttatttatcatcctggagccgtttggatttattttgtgaaggatggacgcactttttttggacttgaaggtcgtggaccccgtaacattacatttaatcaactgaaagatcgaaaacattttctaaaatatccgaaaatgtgtttgtctgaaaaacgatggacttgtgcaactcggacagcttgggggtgagtaaatcatgggtttaatatcatttttggccgaactatccctttaaaggcacaccatggaactttttggccagaagggggtgctagacatgtatttttcacgtttagcgccccTAGAAGCCACAAGCGctgcagcactgtcgcaaaggaaaagaagacaacttTTTGGGTCAAAAAGTGTGCCTCCCAGCATGTCGtgtcatataatataatttcatgggaTTTACATTGTATCAAACACCAAATGACTtagctcacgtttacaagccaATTGTAACTGtggtcgcttggttaaagtaaatgaaatggactacatttatatagcgcttttaacagacctatggccatccaaagcgctttacccATTCacgcacacattcatacaccgacggcgggtcagccatgcaaggcgccatccagctcgtcgggagcagctggggttaggtgtcttgctcaaggacacttcgacacttggtccggtggagccggggattgaaccaccaaccttctggtttgtagacaaccaacatgaaccactgagccactgccgccccaaagtttatatttcaaaaaatattgCCCTAAAGGGGTATCGAACCCGGATCGCCGTGTCGTAGGTCCATGACGCTACCACGGCGCCACAATGTCACGTGATATAAATCTCTCTCTAAACTCTCCGAGTAGCCTCCAGTAAAATTCACCTAAAAATAGTGTTTGGGCGTCAGACAGGACTATGTATATATGTAAGCATTATAACATTACTTAGTAGTACAAAAGCATGAGGGCCAAGTCAGCATTGGTCAGAAACCCCTCCTCCTTCTTTAGTTCACTCCAGCGAGCTAACGCTGGCCCAATATAATCGATCCTCCtccttctttttattctgtcactctcCCGGTTTCTCTTCCTGGTCTCCTCCGacaaaaccttgggtttctttttcttagttgctgcttTAGACAGTGACGTATGctgtaaagcagatttttgtagttttttgttttgtgctcggGTTACTACACGAAACCCCAAGTGGAcgtgtcattcaacctattttaagtcgatgtaccaccacaagggtcttgaaaatatattataaaggttgaaaaacttcaaagtgtcactttaattgacgagataactcctcaatggcggggaaagactTAAAGATCACCTATTtcattactaaaaaataatgttattttgtgtatttggtataatacaatgtgtttacatagtttattttccacataccgaacatttttgtagctccagatttcactctttttctgaaacgcactgattttgtacaaaactaatcaatttaaagagtaactaaacccctggtcagaggctgactccacccactggcaatatttgaaaaatgcaagaaaagtgggcagatccctacgaagatagaggggacgaactaagcttgtacgtgtgtggtgagatcgtaacaagggcgtggtgagcttgaacctgcttacgtcacgagtcattttttggacctaacatccaatgggaaaattcaactgcagtagccaccgttcaacctgaagagggcagcactcagacgtttttacaccatatattgtagtattgaaacactttatatccaaatgtcaaaaaaattactaaaatcaataaacagcactaataaaacatcattcttacagatcattaactaaaaaaagttggtttggggtttagttactctttaaaaagctcggtgtccctgattggtcagccgtacgttgtgattggcctgaatacttcTGACAGGTTTTAACCTGCAATATAAAAATGATAACAGACAAAAACAAGTATTGCTTTCATAAACAAATGTTCAAATATTAAGATAACATGTTCTTCAGTATATATgttatttctgttttttgctaGATTACCTCGGCAGCCTGTGGATATGGATTCACGTTGCTGGCATCTAATAGTAAAGACCTGACCAAACTGTGGGGCATGGGCCTGAACAAAGATTCCCAGCTGGGCTTTCAGCGTACTCAGAAAGACAGACGTGAGTCAACACACCAATTTCTAAAGGCAAACTTTGACATGGTGGACAAGTGAATATAACTGGTTATAAACTGCTTTGTGTTTTCAGATAAGAGTTATGACTATGTTCTGGAACCTTCTCCAGTGTCTCTCCCATTGGCCAAGCCTCAAGAGACACGAGTGATGCAGGTGTCTTGTGGCCGCGCTCACTCGCTGGTGCTCACAGATTCTGAGGGAGGTGAGCATGTTGCTGTTTTCATCCATCCAGTATTGATTGCAAAATTGTTTGTGTCTTAAATACTCCAGTTACCATGGAAGCAGACTGCACAATATATACTATAGGCTGCCTGTGCCTAAAATAGCATGcaacaaaaaatatgtattcATATAGTAGCAtgcaattttctttttttgcttcATCAGTCACATTGAGAAATTAAATGGCATTTTGagtgcattgcattgtgggatagaGTACCTAGTGCTTTGCAGGATTTTCTTACTGCAgtagtgtttcccaatcctggtcctcaaggaccccctcccggaatgttttagatgtctcctttttaaacacacctgatttaactcatcagcttgtaagtgagacatgtttaccattttgaaaGGAGGATGAttagttgaatcaggtgttttaaataaggagacatctaaaactttctgagagggggtcctcgaggaccaggattgggaaacactggttTACATGAATACATGAATTTGTAAAAGAAGTGTGCCAGTGATATAGGTGGTGTCCGAAGTAGCCCCCTGTATCCTAATTCACTGTTCCCTAACTTAATTATTTGATGTAGTTGATTGAATGAAAAGAAGTGGGTGAATTTCAGACACTTAAGTGCTAGAAGAACTACGGGCGCCAACTTGTGTCGAAATGTGTCAGTTCATTTTACACGTGCCGAGTTATTGCGGTGATTTACGGCATTAATTATGTGCTTTCGATAGTGTCCACTATAATTTCAgacaccactacaaaatggcTGTCCCCTCATAATGCACAGGATAGGGAACTATTTCAGACACCGCTACAGTTTTCATGATGATATTTAGCATTCTGACATTTGGGCTGTGATCTTTTCTCAAGGTTTTGAACTGTATTCAGCTTTTGTGTAGATTCTTATGATCATGAGAAAACACATAGATCTGACTGCATtagctttaaaggtgcagtgtgtacattttaggaggttatattgacagaaatgcaatataatatgcaTAACTACTTTTTAAGtgatgtataaagacctttcacaATGAACCtttgaatgtttttattacctttcttgTTTCTATCTACATACACTACTGGTCCCCatacgtggaagtcgccattttgcgccaccatgtttctacagtagcccttaaTGGAGTGTGTTTCTTTACTGTTGTCTCAGAGATTACACTTTGTCCTATAGCGGCTACCATAGCTgctctttgtgttttaaaaagGGAATTTTGCAACAAACTGAGCTGTTTGTTGCAGTTTctcaatctcaccactagatgctgctaaaatctacacactgcacctttaaaataaatacaattcaAATCACTGCAATATCATGACACACTTTAGTTTTTGTTCTTTCTATGTCTGTCATCAGTTTTCAGTATGGGTAATAATGCTTATGGACAGTGTGGCAGGACGATTGTGGAGGATGAGGTTTACAGGTTTGTACCACAGcaacatacatttatttgtgcTTACAGGACATTGTTTAGCAAAAGCCTAAAATCAAGCATTTCAATGTGCAAATGGTGCAAATGGTCACTGATATCTGTGATTAGCCTTGGCTAATCTCAAATAATTGCTCTACCTGGAGTTTTGAGCTTTGTTTTTTCCTGCAGTGGAAGCCATGTTGTTCAACAGATTGAGGGTTTTGACAGCCGGGTCATCCAGGTATGTGACAATATGGTTATGGTATATTAAAACCTAGTCAGAGTAGTAGCATTTACATTCACGTGTGACAATATGGTAATGGTATATTAAATCATAGTCGGAttcagggttctaaattaacacctgccaaaatgaattttaacccgcatttggcgggtgttaataacataattttgttaataaaaacttactagcCAGTTTGGCCCGTGATGCATTGCATGCATGATACATAATGCTCTGTTCTCGGACATTTATCCCTCTggcacagtggttctcaactccagtcctcgggcccccctcccagaagattttagatgtctccatatataaaacacctgattcagttcatcagcttgtaagtgtgttaattaaggaaaagtttcaaacattctggaaggagcctgatgagtggaatcaggtgtttcatatcaggagacatctaaaacattctgggaggggggggGCCCGAGGACTGAAGTTGAGGACCAACATTCCTACATTTCCCTCGAAAACGGTATCATAACGCTACGTGATGATGTTTCATACACCCATTGGCTGCGTGCAGTTTGCAGTGAAACCAGCGCGAGAAACCATGGAAACGAACGGAGCATTTCCACCAGaaaacacaagcacacacatactcaaatggacacacactcacactgataaaaatacaaagttttgagcaaaagctgaaataattgcatttttgtaaaggaattttttagagatcagattcagaattttgatcaaaacatacacggagtttaaaattaattcaaTTCATTTTTGCTTCAggttttataaattgggtaagagcgccattTAGTGGATAATAGAGGAATTACAgtttaccataaaaactcatcaggaaagcgtcattagcaggaaaatgttttctcttaaccactactatattgtaaaattatgtTATTTGAGAGTAGGCATTAAGGTCCACCCAATTTTACAGAGGTCCACTTAGGGggtgtttacacttggtattaagatgtgttttcatcgatcggatcacaagtggacgagagagacacattacgtttacacctggtatttaaatccgtctcttttgtccacttttgaccccttctgtcctgaatactgtgagggggtggtctgtgagacggtgggcgagtctctctgctgtcattcaaacgcgagcgggagtaattatgagtttatatggacgcaaactaatattatgtcggagtccactgcttgtttagcaagtaaacatgctgcacagtgttttgtacgtgtgtatgttagagctgtctctgaattttcagcgcagttgatgaaataggatcgcgcaactttcacgctttcaaaacgaaactacggagaacaccccgcagtagttttatcaatgaaaggctaaaaatagcgctgttcaccctatgttcacgccagaggtcaaaaaaagacgaaaacttgtgtttaatacctcagattagataaatgggcggagagaaggatgtcgcgtgtggctgttcgaacacattcaaccacattgcgttccacagctccaaagcgatccgatcgaaagtggtttcgactacctctggatgtggttgaaagtggtcgaaagtagacgcgttcaaaacgttttgaacactgtttacacctggcattaacgtcgtccacttgtgatccgatcgacgaaaacgtatgttaatgccaagtgtaaacagcctcttagttGGATAATAATTGTATAGTTAAGGGGGAGTATGAAGTGTCTTGTTTCTCTTGTTCCGTAGGTGGCTTGCGGGCAGGATCACAGTGTGTTTCTAACAGAAAAAGGCTCAGTTTATTCCTGTGGGTGGGGGGCAGATGGACAAACAGGTTTGTATCACCACCTTTCTCCCTTTTTCATCACTCATGTTTCAGTCTGTCATGTATCATGTCTAAACATTAGTCATGTCCAGATTAGCAATGTAGCAACTATTTAAACTTGGGAAAAgtataattattatacataaaGTTCActcccacactgtaaaaaaatgtgcaGTCAAGTTTCATATAGAACAGCTAGTTGAAACGACCTCGGAAAGCCTTAAAAATTTAAGCcagtaaaatgttttacagtgcTATAATCTTTTATACCACATGCCTTTGAGTAGTTCATGGAGATATGCTGGGTGAACATtgtcatataataaatattttttgcatattttcatttttatccaAATCGTCCAAATGCattaaagggcccatattatgcaaaatccacttttacaaggtgtttggacattaatgtttgttggcagtgtgtgaacacaacaaccctacaatgaaaataaATCCACCCACTTCTTCTTTTTTAATCcctattaaaccaaagcagtctcattatgCTGtcttgattctcttgttaatgtgacatcacacaaacaaagccacggccactgactgactggatCATTTTAGTcgaaagcttttctaaatgtgattgTTAGCACATTGTAGCGCTTATGCGGCTAAATATACTATTGTATtcacaaaaagtgtttttatcCAAAAGCGCCTATTGTTTTTTTGGTAAGGGAGGTAGGAACTGTAGCTTATTTGCTTTTAAAGgcacacacatgaaaacagcgctttttttgctcccacccaaattgggacattttggacatgctgcaataaatgatctgtggggtattttgagctgatgCAAAATTACATATTGTATAAATGGGCTCAGTATGTGCCTTTTACAGGTCTTATTTCAATAATTTTTTGTTatctgggaatcaaacccattaTTTTGGCATTGCCAGAGCCATATATTACCACTATAGGAACACAGAACCATTCTAATAAGGTTTATAATATTTCCTTccactttatttttaagtttttccATATGGAAAAAAAGTTTACCAACATTTTAAGACACAGATCCGCATTTTAACATTTGACACTGTAGTAAAAATGGGGATCAGAAGAAATATGGAAAGCTAAGAAATAATCCCCCACTTTTAAGATTTGGTTATTACATTACAGACAGTAATTtgtacaaaatgtgtttttaaggtCTGGGCCACCACAACAAAGCCTCCTGTCCGCTGCCTGTTGGGGGAGACCTTGCTGGGGTCAAAGTTCGGCAGGTGGCCACATATGGAGACTGTAGCTTGGCTGTGTCAAATGATGGGCAGCTGTACGGTTGGGGGAACTCGGAGTATCTACAGCTGGCTTCTGTCACCGAGTCGACCCAGGTGAAGTGGGTGACACAAACGTTAAAGAAATGAATTGCCTAATCGCTTAATAcgtttcataattttttttttcatttattttttagattagcTCGCCCCGGCTGCTGCCCCTGAAGGCTGTGGGTCGAATCAGACAGGCGGCATGTGGAGGAACACAGGTGGCTGTTTTGAACGGTAAATTTACTGTAGATCTCAACAAACTTTATTACTTacaggtgcattgtgtaactttaggagaatctcttgacagaagtgcaatttaatatacaaaaatattttatcagtcgtgtataaagaccttaccaaacaaacttattgtttttattaccttttatCGACATGCAccacgggtccccttacatggaagtcgccatcatgtttttacagtagtcCTAAAGAGACAGACTGATCTACAGAGCACATTTTGTCCCTACGTTGTCTTAgacgacgacatgtttgtcctttgacggctactgtagcttctgtATACGTTTCGAAATTAAGGGGTGAGCcgtggactgagctgttggttgcaattcgcaatctcactaCTAGATGCAGCTAAAAACCCACACTGGACCTTTAACATCCAtataatatctcaaatatagGGTTAGGAtaacacaaataaacacaacatgcagtttttaaatgaaggtttttattattaaagggGGAAAAATCCACACGCACATGGCcatgtgtgaaaaagtgtttgccCCCCTGTGGTTTCCCAATGGTTACTGCCACTCCTGTTTGCAATCAAGAAATCTGTACCTGTCTGACAAAGTGAAGTAGACCAAAAGGTCCTCAAAAGCTACACATCATGTTGAGATCCAAAGAATTTCATGAACAAATGAGAAAGAAAGTAATTGAGTATCAGTCTGGAAAAGGTTATAAAGCCATTTCTGAATATTTGGGACTCCAGCGAACCACAGTGAGAGCCATTAGCAAAAACATGGAACAGTGGTGAACCTTCCCAGGAGTGGGCGGCTGACCAAAATTACCCCAAGAGCGCAGGGACGACTCACAAAAAGGTCACACAAGACAACAGCATCCAAAGAACTGCAGGCCTCACTTGCCCCAGTTAAGGTCAGTGTTCATGACTCCACCAAAAGAAACAGACTGGAAAAAAATGGCCTGCATGAAAAAAGAATCTTGATGCTCCCCAAGACTT
Coding sequences within it:
- the rcc1l gene encoding RCC1-like G exchanging factor-like protein; amino-acid sequence: MPLVNIRTCVRYGIHVGLRSFATKPVSTTRNQQDDIAVFQYVGQHRKPKEKVFVWGFSYTGALGIPSFVVPDSGRKKPRKYQLTPYRLDTEQKITSAACGYGFTLLASNSKDLTKLWGMGLNKDSQLGFQRTQKDRHKSYDYVLEPSPVSLPLAKPQETRVMQVSCGRAHSLVLTDSEGVFSMGNNAYGQCGRTIVEDEVYSGSHVVQQIEGFDSRVIQVACGQDHSVFLTEKGSVYSCGWGADGQTGLGHHNKASCPLPVGGDLAGVKVRQVATYGDCSLAVSNDGQLYGWGNSEYLQLASVTESTQISSPRLLPLKAVGRIRQAACGGTQVAVLNEEGEVFVWGFGILGKGPNLSESAVPEQVPATLFGRTEFNPTVKVSSIRCGLNHFAAITERGELFVWGKNVRGCLGIGKHDDQYFPWRVTVPGHVTDVACGVDHMVALVKSIV